Proteins encoded together in one Kribbella voronezhensis window:
- a CDS encoding amino acid ABC transporter permease translates to MSAGVLFDTPGPRSKRLYAAVGVASVVILLLILWFVLAKLDDKGQLTAAKWKPFLTGEIWTQYLIPGLLGTLKAAAISTVLALVLGVLLGVGRLSAAKWIRWPSSIVVEFFRAVPVLLMMLFAYALYGHYETFPADQIALAGVVTGLTLYNGSVIAELVRSGVHSLPKGQNEAALAIGLTTGKTMRLVLLPQAITAMMPAIVGQLVVILKDTALGYIITYEELLRKAEQIGNFKSNLLPALIFVGALFVIVNYLVSLAANKIEQRTRRRGRSAGGPLAPDQIDQAAVEVAAANANQANTGQPGF, encoded by the coding sequence ATGAGCGCCGGCGTTCTGTTCGACACCCCGGGACCGCGGTCCAAGCGCCTGTACGCCGCGGTCGGCGTGGCCAGCGTCGTCATCCTGCTGCTGATCCTGTGGTTCGTGCTGGCCAAGCTCGACGACAAGGGCCAACTCACCGCGGCGAAGTGGAAGCCGTTCCTCACCGGGGAGATCTGGACCCAGTACCTGATCCCCGGCCTGCTCGGCACGCTCAAGGCCGCCGCGATCTCGACCGTGCTCGCGCTCGTCCTCGGTGTCCTGCTCGGCGTCGGCCGACTGTCCGCGGCGAAGTGGATCCGCTGGCCCAGCAGCATTGTCGTCGAGTTCTTCCGGGCGGTTCCGGTCCTGCTGATGATGCTGTTCGCCTATGCGCTCTACGGGCACTACGAGACGTTCCCAGCGGATCAGATCGCGCTGGCCGGCGTCGTCACCGGGCTGACCCTCTACAACGGCTCCGTCATCGCCGAGCTGGTCCGGTCCGGTGTGCACTCGCTGCCGAAGGGGCAGAACGAGGCCGCGCTGGCCATCGGCTTGACCACCGGCAAGACGATGCGGCTGGTGTTGTTGCCGCAGGCAATCACGGCGATGATGCCGGCGATCGTCGGCCAACTGGTGGTGATCCTGAAGGACACCGCCCTCGGCTACATCATCACCTACGAGGAACTGCTCCGGAAGGCGGAGCAGATCGGCAACTTCAAATCGAACCTGCTGCCCGCCCTGATCTTCGTCGGCGCCCTGTTCGTGATCGTCAACTACCTGGTCAGCCTGGCCGCGAACAAGATCGAACAGCGCACCCGCCGCCGCGGCCGCTCCGCCGGCGGCCCCCTGGCCCCGGACCAGATCGACCAGGCCGCCGTCGAGGTCGCCGCCGCCAACGCCAACCAGGCGAACACCGGTCAACCCGGCTTCTGA
- a CDS encoding amino acid ABC transporter permease: MHVISELFSDYPIFGAFKQTIYLTLLSAVFALLIGTVVAVMRVSPVRVLQLIGTGYVNIVRNTPLTLVIVFCNLGLFVQLGISLVDPNSPTSIDDNNFRLAVLGLSVYHASFVAEAIRSGVNTVPLGQAEAARAIGLPFLKTLRHIVLPQAFRGAIAPLGNVLIALTKNSTVASVIGVSESSATMKDMMENRPDVLFVVFGIFAVGFVILTLPVGILFTSLSKRLAVKR, encoded by the coding sequence ATGCACGTCATCTCCGAGTTGTTCTCCGACTATCCGATCTTCGGCGCCTTCAAGCAGACCATCTACCTGACGCTGCTGTCGGCGGTGTTCGCGCTGCTGATCGGCACCGTCGTCGCGGTGATGCGGGTCTCGCCGGTCCGGGTGCTGCAACTGATCGGCACCGGCTACGTCAACATCGTCCGGAACACTCCGCTGACGCTGGTGATCGTGTTCTGCAACCTCGGGCTCTTCGTCCAGCTGGGCATCTCGCTGGTCGACCCGAACTCGCCGACCTCCATCGACGACAACAACTTCCGGCTCGCGGTGCTGGGCCTGTCCGTCTACCACGCGTCGTTCGTGGCCGAGGCGATCCGCAGCGGCGTGAACACGGTGCCACTGGGCCAGGCAGAGGCCGCTCGCGCGATCGGCCTGCCGTTCCTGAAGACGCTGCGCCACATCGTGCTGCCACAGGCCTTCCGGGGCGCCATCGCGCCGCTGGGCAACGTACTGATCGCACTCACCAAGAACTCGACCGTCGCCTCCGTGATCGGTGTATCCGAGTCGTCGGCGACGATGAAGGACATGATGGAGAACCGGCCTGACGTGCTGTTCGTGGTCTTCGGCATCTTCGCGGTCGGCTTCGTGATCCTCACCCTGCCGGTCGGGATCCTGTTCACCTCGCTGTCCAAGCGGCTGGCGGTGAAGCGATGA
- a CDS encoding glutamate ABC transporter substrate-binding protein: MRQRIIAALGITVLAATGLTACGDDSGSGGGGGDKIVIGVKFDQPGLGLKEGSKNTGMDVDVAKYVAKELGYAEDKIEFKESPSAQRESLLQNGQVKMILATYSITDARKEKVSFAGPYLVAGQDLLVKADNSDITGPDALNGKKLCSVSGSTSAQKVADKYAKTVQLQKYDTYSKCVEALAGGSIDAVTTDNTILAGFAAQPANQGKFKVVGKTFSTERYGVGLKKGDKDTCEKVNAALKKMVDSGEWQKAFDANIGPSGLKLDPATNPPKTFDTCA, translated from the coding sequence ATGCGACAGCGGATCATCGCTGCCCTCGGCATCACGGTCCTGGCCGCAACCGGTCTGACGGCCTGTGGCGACGACTCGGGCTCGGGCGGTGGCGGGGGCGACAAGATCGTCATCGGCGTCAAGTTCGACCAGCCCGGTCTCGGCCTGAAGGAAGGCTCGAAGAACACCGGTATGGACGTCGACGTCGCCAAGTACGTGGCGAAGGAACTCGGCTACGCCGAGGACAAGATCGAGTTCAAGGAGTCCCCGTCGGCGCAGCGCGAGAGCCTGCTCCAGAACGGCCAGGTCAAGATGATCCTGGCGACCTACTCGATCACCGACGCCCGCAAGGAGAAGGTCTCCTTCGCCGGCCCGTACCTGGTCGCCGGTCAGGACCTGCTGGTCAAGGCCGACAACAGCGACATCACCGGTCCGGACGCGCTGAACGGCAAGAAGCTCTGCTCGGTGAGCGGCTCGACGTCGGCCCAGAAGGTCGCCGACAAGTACGCCAAGACCGTTCAGCTGCAGAAGTACGACACCTACTCCAAGTGTGTCGAGGCGCTGGCCGGCGGTTCGATCGACGCCGTCACCACCGACAACACCATCCTGGCCGGGTTCGCCGCGCAGCCGGCCAACCAGGGCAAGTTCAAGGTCGTCGGCAAGACCTTCTCCACCGAGCGCTACGGCGTCGGCCTGAAGAAGGGCGACAAGGACACCTGCGAGAAGGTGAACGCCGCCCTGAAGAAGATGGTCGACTCCGGCGAGTGGCAGAAGGCCTTCGACGCCAACATCGGCCCGTCCGGGCTGAAGCTGGACCCGGCGACGAACCCGCCGAAGACGTTCGACACCTGCGCCTGA
- a CDS encoding amino acid ABC transporter ATP-binding protein, whose product MSDSGTVTTTGLVALTGVNKHFGDLHVLKDINLSINKGEVVVVIGPSGSGKSTLCRAINRLEPIDSGTITLDGQPLPSEGRALAKLRADVGMVFQSFNLFAHKTILQNVTLGPTKVRGQSKAEADKTARALLDRVGVAAQADKFPAQLSGGQQQRVAIARALAMDPKVMLFDEPTSALDPEMINEVLDVMVELAKQSMTMVVVTHEMGFARKAANRVVFMADGQIVEEAEPEKFFTDPQTRRAQDFLSKILTH is encoded by the coding sequence ATGAGCGATTCCGGCACCGTGACGACAACTGGTCTCGTCGCCCTGACGGGCGTCAACAAACATTTCGGCGACCTGCACGTGTTGAAGGACATCAACCTGTCCATCAACAAGGGCGAGGTCGTGGTCGTGATCGGCCCGTCCGGCTCCGGCAAGTCCACCCTCTGCCGCGCGATCAACCGGCTCGAACCGATCGACTCCGGCACCATCACCCTGGACGGCCAGCCCCTGCCCAGCGAGGGCAGAGCACTGGCGAAGCTCCGTGCCGATGTCGGCATGGTGTTCCAGAGCTTCAACCTGTTCGCGCACAAGACGATCCTGCAGAACGTGACCCTCGGACCGACCAAGGTCCGCGGCCAGTCGAAGGCCGAGGCGGACAAGACCGCGCGCGCCCTGCTGGACCGGGTCGGTGTCGCCGCCCAGGCCGACAAGTTCCCGGCGCAGTTGTCCGGTGGTCAGCAGCAGCGGGTGGCGATCGCCCGGGCGCTGGCGATGGACCCGAAGGTGATGCTGTTCGACGAGCCCACCTCCGCGCTGGACCCGGAGATGATCAACGAGGTGCTCGACGTGATGGTCGAACTCGCCAAGCAGAGCATGACGATGGTCGTGGTCACCCACGAGATGGGCTTCGCGCGGAAGGCCGCCAACCGGGTCGTCTTCATGGCCGACGGCCAGATCGTCGAAGAGGCCGAGCCGGAGAAGTTCTTCACCGACCCGCAGACCCGGCGGGCGCAGGACTTCCTCTCCAAGATCCTCACCCACTGA
- a CDS encoding WD40/YVTN/BNR-like repeat-containing protein, whose amino-acid sequence MRISLTGRHRKILAGVLGVGLVATGIGGYAGRYELKEQWLKHQWADKHYNAAVMEKALMIAGGNPSEMQSESKEAFTIADEFEQARTAPGIVAPGAYSAAFAQLTAMQHTAGTWSDVTKVPYNADDPRYRDWYSNSSGGAGHVTGRITGLAADNSNHVYAAGANGGVWRSSAGGGNWTPLSDSLPSLSGGDLQLAGDGSLWYATGEANTGGTSYVGSGVYRLANPTSGAFAPSDRVGGKELESTTVGRLRWGGGQVFAATNRGIWYHDASTKAGAWKVGFYPNPDFMPEIKDDAGNVLVPAGSQTGGATNAAYKNIVNDIAIDPKNPKHVIAAIGWRSGDTYNGFYETNDFTAGPSSWKRLSVVLGGIKNSTDVGYTTFAFSKTGDRLYALVQQPSKINSSTSLAGIFVSKTGSPAGPWNKIADPQILHNSGSALSRKGYAVGVQAWYNQFLAVDPANADHVWAGLEEVFETTDAGSHWATIGPYWNFGFGCWDISDAKNTCPMAPHSDQHSVAVGTAGGKPVVFVGNDGGLYRRPVNGQINANKNGTDWSSLTDDGTMDALQYYSVSVGKDTKNGGVVVSGGLQDNGVSNLFSVKPDGTTSDSEMGSNFGGDGGDGAADPQNGCNQLQEYTSLAVKITNNCALNPGALSVDQASSWSLDPGDPAPRFIAPVAIDSANSNGFIAGGQYVYTSTKGWGMRSASEWTKAFDLGAGHSATAVAMRGGVGWVSWCGPCNNAGFARGLATNAGGSWHQVTLPGTFPNRYLAGIGIDPASGQHAYVAVNGFSRRFTEGPGAGVGHVFETKDGGATWTDISANMPDIPTSAVKQLANGALVVGSDLATFYRAPGATNWQVLGNGAPTTTVMDIEAGPDGRVYAATHGRGIWSITPPA is encoded by the coding sequence ATGCGAATCTCGCTGACGGGACGTCATCGGAAGATCCTGGCAGGTGTCCTCGGCGTAGGACTCGTTGCCACCGGCATTGGCGGCTACGCCGGCCGGTACGAACTCAAGGAGCAATGGCTCAAACATCAATGGGCCGACAAGCACTACAACGCGGCCGTGATGGAGAAGGCGCTGATGATCGCCGGCGGCAACCCGTCGGAGATGCAGAGCGAGTCCAAGGAAGCGTTCACCATCGCCGACGAGTTCGAGCAGGCGCGGACGGCACCGGGCATCGTTGCCCCGGGCGCGTACTCCGCGGCCTTCGCCCAGCTCACCGCGATGCAGCACACGGCCGGGACCTGGAGTGACGTCACCAAGGTTCCCTACAACGCGGACGACCCGCGCTACCGCGACTGGTACTCGAACTCCAGTGGTGGCGCCGGCCACGTGACCGGCCGGATCACCGGCCTCGCCGCCGACAACTCGAATCACGTGTACGCCGCCGGCGCGAACGGCGGCGTCTGGCGCTCCAGCGCGGGCGGCGGCAACTGGACCCCGCTGAGCGACTCCCTGCCCTCACTGAGCGGCGGTGACCTGCAACTGGCCGGCGACGGATCGCTCTGGTACGCGACCGGCGAGGCCAACACCGGCGGTACGTCGTACGTCGGGTCGGGCGTCTATCGCCTCGCGAACCCGACCTCGGGCGCCTTCGCTCCGTCGGACCGGGTCGGTGGCAAGGAGCTCGAGTCCACCACCGTCGGCCGGCTGCGCTGGGGTGGCGGCCAGGTGTTCGCGGCGACCAACCGCGGAATCTGGTACCACGACGCGTCGACCAAGGCCGGCGCCTGGAAGGTCGGGTTCTACCCGAACCCGGACTTCATGCCCGAGATCAAGGACGACGCCGGCAACGTGCTGGTGCCGGCCGGAAGCCAGACGGGTGGCGCCACGAACGCGGCGTACAAGAACATCGTCAACGACATCGCGATCGACCCGAAGAACCCCAAGCACGTGATCGCCGCGATCGGCTGGCGTTCGGGCGACACCTACAACGGCTTCTACGAGACGAACGACTTCACCGCCGGTCCGTCGAGCTGGAAGCGGCTGAGCGTCGTGCTCGGCGGTATCAAGAACAGCACCGACGTCGGCTACACGACCTTCGCCTTCTCCAAGACCGGCGACCGGTTGTACGCGCTGGTGCAGCAGCCGAGCAAGATCAACAGCAGCACCAGTCTGGCCGGGATCTTCGTGTCGAAGACCGGCAGCCCGGCCGGTCCGTGGAACAAGATCGCGGATCCGCAGATCCTGCACAACAGCGGCTCCGCACTGAGCCGCAAGGGCTACGCCGTCGGCGTACAGGCCTGGTACAACCAGTTCCTCGCCGTCGACCCGGCCAACGCCGACCACGTCTGGGCCGGTCTGGAAGAGGTCTTCGAGACCACCGACGCCGGCTCGCACTGGGCGACCATCGGCCCGTACTGGAACTTCGGCTTCGGCTGCTGGGACATCTCGGACGCGAAGAACACGTGCCCGATGGCACCACACTCCGACCAGCACTCCGTTGCCGTCGGTACGGCGGGAGGTAAGCCGGTCGTGTTCGTCGGCAACGACGGTGGTCTCTACCGGCGCCCGGTGAACGGCCAGATCAACGCGAACAAGAACGGCACCGACTGGTCGTCGCTCACCGACGACGGGACGATGGACGCGCTGCAGTACTACTCGGTGTCCGTCGGCAAGGACACCAAGAACGGCGGCGTCGTAGTCTCCGGCGGTCTGCAGGACAACGGGGTGTCGAACCTGTTCTCGGTCAAGCCCGACGGCACGACCAGCGACTCCGAGATGGGCTCGAACTTCGGTGGCGACGGCGGTGACGGCGCGGCCGACCCGCAGAACGGGTGCAACCAGCTCCAGGAGTACACCTCGCTGGCGGTCAAGATCACCAACAACTGCGCGCTGAACCCTGGTGCGTTGAGTGTCGACCAGGCGAGCTCGTGGAGTCTCGACCCGGGCGACCCGGCGCCGCGGTTCATCGCGCCGGTCGCGATCGACTCGGCGAACTCCAACGGCTTCATCGCGGGTGGCCAGTACGTCTACACCTCCACCAAGGGCTGGGGGATGCGGAGTGCCTCCGAGTGGACCAAGGCGTTCGACCTCGGCGCGGGTCACTCGGCGACCGCGGTCGCGATGCGTGGCGGCGTCGGCTGGGTGAGCTGGTGCGGTCCGTGCAACAACGCCGGATTCGCCCGCGGGCTGGCGACCAATGCGGGTGGCAGTTGGCACCAGGTCACGCTGCCGGGCACCTTCCCGAACAGGTACCTCGCCGGGATCGGGATCGATCCGGCGTCGGGTCAGCACGCGTACGTCGCGGTGAACGGCTTCTCCCGCCGCTTCACCGAGGGACCGGGTGCGGGGGTCGGCCACGTCTTCGAGACCAAGGACGGCGGCGCCACCTGGACGGACATCTCGGCGAACATGCCCGACATCCCGACCAGCGCGGTCAAGCAACTGGCGAACGGTGCCTTGGTGGTCGGGTCCGACCTGGCCACGTTCTACCGGGCGCCGGGTGCGACGAACTGGCAGGTCCTGGGCAACGGTGCGCCGACGACGACCGTGATGGACATCGAGGCCGGGCCTGACGGCCGGGTGTACGCCGCAACTCACGGCCGCGGGATCTGGAGCATCACCCCGCCGGCCTGA
- a CDS encoding amidohydrolase family protein has translation MNSSRRQFLARTAAGAAVLAGGSFAVGSPAAAISRSRRGTRITALTDVTVIDVAGGRRDKHQTVLISGDRIIGVGRLPVPRGATELRLSGKFVIPGLADMHVHSLGDEHVSPPLYLANGLTTVREMAAPDPVLYDWRDRIEAGSLLGPRMVVASQIIDGDPTLWDPNLLHVLVVNDEAGARAAVRQVKGEGADFVKVYSRLSPTAYRAILDEARRVGLTVHGHAPDQVSIKQVSAAGQRSIEHIHSLALSVSTREAEVRRMQQAIAVRTGDYNGWFRQMHPIEWIAANTYSPARAADVFGTLRRNRTRVTPTLTMHHALDLPDFSGPDPATLKYLSEDSIGTFEYVMDTLYKANRGAEEIAHQRQMWEYRQRFVRELFEHDVPVLAGTDTGTPYSVPGFALHDELELLVAAGASTRQALAAATIEPARFLGMNTGTVEPRKLADLVVLDADPLQDIRNTRRIHSVITRGRVISPAAQQKMLADVEAAVKQPPSAAAIAAGGCCGTNRPA, from the coding sequence ATGAACAGTTCTCGTCGTCAGTTTCTCGCCCGTACCGCCGCCGGGGCCGCAGTGCTTGCCGGTGGTTCCTTCGCCGTCGGCTCCCCCGCCGCCGCCATCTCGCGTAGCCGGCGTGGCACCCGCATCACCGCCTTGACCGACGTCACCGTCATCGACGTCGCGGGCGGTCGCCGGGACAAGCATCAGACCGTGTTGATCAGCGGCGACCGGATCATTGGAGTCGGTCGCCTACCGGTACCGCGTGGTGCCACCGAACTCAGGCTCTCCGGCAAGTTCGTCATCCCCGGGCTTGCCGATATGCACGTTCATTCGCTGGGTGACGAGCACGTCTCGCCGCCGCTCTACCTGGCGAACGGCCTCACCACGGTCCGCGAGATGGCGGCCCCCGACCCCGTCCTGTACGACTGGCGTGACCGGATCGAGGCGGGCAGCCTGCTGGGACCGCGGATGGTCGTGGCGAGCCAGATCATCGACGGGGACCCGACCTTGTGGGATCCGAACCTGCTGCACGTGCTGGTCGTGAACGACGAGGCCGGCGCGCGGGCCGCAGTACGGCAGGTGAAGGGCGAGGGCGCGGACTTCGTCAAGGTGTACTCGCGGCTCAGCCCCACGGCGTACCGGGCGATCCTCGACGAGGCACGCCGGGTTGGCCTGACTGTGCACGGGCATGCGCCGGACCAAGTGTCGATCAAGCAGGTCAGCGCCGCCGGGCAGCGCAGTATCGAGCACATCCACTCGCTGGCCTTGTCGGTGTCGACCCGCGAGGCCGAAGTACGCCGGATGCAGCAGGCGATCGCCGTACGGACCGGGGACTACAACGGCTGGTTCCGCCAGATGCACCCGATCGAGTGGATCGCCGCGAACACCTACAGCCCGGCGCGAGCGGCCGACGTGTTCGGCACGCTCCGACGCAACCGGACCCGGGTGACGCCCACGTTGACGATGCACCACGCGCTCGACCTGCCCGACTTCAGCGGCCCGGATCCGGCGACGCTGAAGTACCTCAGTGAGGACTCGATCGGGACCTTCGAGTACGTGATGGACACCCTCTACAAGGCGAACCGCGGTGCCGAGGAGATCGCCCACCAGCGACAGATGTGGGAGTACCGGCAACGCTTCGTCCGCGAGTTGTTCGAGCACGACGTACCGGTCCTGGCCGGCACAGACACCGGTACGCCGTACTCCGTACCCGGCTTCGCGTTGCACGACGAACTCGAGTTGCTCGTTGCCGCCGGTGCATCGACGAGGCAGGCGCTGGCCGCGGCGACGATCGAGCCCGCGCGATTCCTCGGGATGAACACCGGTACGGTCGAGCCGCGGAAGCTGGCCGACCTCGTCGTACTCGACGCCGATCCACTGCAGGACATCCGCAACACCCGGCGGATCCACTCGGTCATCACCCGCGGCCGCGTCATCTCCCCCGCTGCCCAGCAGAAGATGCTCGCCGACGTCGAGGCCGCGGTGAAGCAGCCCCCGTCGGCCGCCGCGATCGCCGCCGGCGGCTGCTGCGGAACCAACCGCCCCGCTTGA
- a CDS encoding PQQ-binding-like beta-propeller repeat protein yields MKFQLVPRGRAIFLGILALVGLGAVGWAIAVPRPVLYVVGLLLCAPLVILAVAELVRRRTSRRLVLWSAGLLVAVVVLVVAIAIPRAALDGQSRSGVKWSASLDDRLSHTGGISVWAIGDRIYLLGAEQPLRSYEKSTGRFVASYPAARYKTTAVAADGSVVGWSASADNQGTVTYYSRDGQELWAKSFKGRGAIGSLDYFTPVVAASDGLVVLADCQFRELSEAKPCTWTGVDKTGKTVWTQQDHRAAENTAGRTVIFRRTVPALPSVVVGLRQLDADRNEYVIRSAVDGRELNRYAVQPLSALGLQGDLTVIAEKVNGNCQVLGFRDGKQAVATTGMPCLQGMHTTYPGSLRLTPDRAYLLEGGNARTVSLKDGSWRSIGGLTISTGDEPAVAGSDEIVYRSGGTLTAVDAGSGDKLWKKDVPGKIVDMYVDNGGLLVFSRPNVHNPFLSHADQDENALQVTSWVSRTGKQTASLLVRNGDATRGASIGPGQSFLVAYDVPGVRLVGAD; encoded by the coding sequence GTGAAGTTTCAACTGGTCCCTCGCGGGCGGGCCATCTTTCTGGGGATCCTGGCTTTGGTCGGCCTGGGGGCGGTGGGTTGGGCGATCGCCGTGCCGCGACCGGTCCTGTACGTCGTGGGCCTGCTGCTCTGCGCGCCGCTGGTCATCCTGGCGGTCGCCGAGCTCGTCCGGCGTCGGACTTCGCGAAGGCTGGTTCTCTGGTCTGCTGGGTTGCTGGTCGCGGTGGTTGTGCTGGTGGTTGCGATCGCCATTCCGCGGGCGGCGCTGGACGGTCAGAGCCGATCCGGCGTCAAGTGGTCCGCATCGCTTGACGATCGGCTGTCGCACACGGGTGGAATTTCGGTCTGGGCGATCGGGGACCGTATCTATCTGCTGGGCGCCGAGCAGCCGCTGCGGTCCTACGAGAAGTCGACGGGCCGGTTCGTCGCGAGCTATCCAGCGGCCCGGTACAAAACGACGGCGGTGGCTGCCGACGGCTCGGTAGTTGGCTGGTCGGCCTCCGCCGATAACCAGGGCACCGTGACCTACTACTCCCGGGACGGTCAGGAGCTCTGGGCAAAGTCTTTCAAGGGTCGCGGGGCGATCGGCTCGCTCGACTACTTCACGCCCGTTGTGGCGGCGTCCGACGGGCTGGTCGTTCTCGCGGACTGCCAGTTCAGGGAGTTGAGCGAGGCCAAGCCCTGTACCTGGACCGGTGTCGACAAGACCGGCAAGACCGTCTGGACACAGCAGGACCACCGGGCGGCCGAGAACACTGCGGGGCGGACCGTCATCTTCCGCCGTACGGTCCCGGCGCTGCCGTCGGTGGTCGTGGGCCTGCGCCAGTTGGACGCGGATCGCAACGAGTACGTGATCCGGTCGGCCGTCGACGGCCGTGAGCTGAACCGGTACGCCGTCCAGCCGCTGAGCGCGCTCGGCCTGCAGGGTGATCTGACCGTGATCGCGGAGAAGGTCAATGGCAACTGCCAGGTGCTGGGCTTCCGCGACGGCAAGCAGGCAGTCGCGACCACGGGAATGCCCTGTTTGCAGGGGATGCACACGACGTACCCCGGCAGCCTTCGGCTCACGCCCGACCGGGCCTATCTGCTGGAGGGTGGCAATGCGCGGACGGTGTCGCTGAAGGACGGCAGTTGGCGGTCGATCGGCGGCCTGACCATCTCCACCGGTGACGAGCCTGCGGTGGCCGGGTCGGACGAGATCGTCTACCGCAGCGGCGGCACACTGACGGCAGTCGACGCGGGCAGCGGTGACAAGCTGTGGAAGAAGGACGTGCCCGGGAAGATCGTCGACATGTACGTCGACAACGGCGGCCTGCTGGTGTTCAGCAGGCCGAACGTGCACAACCCGTTCCTGTCCCACGCGGACCAGGACGAGAACGCCCTCCAGGTGACGTCGTGGGTCTCGCGGACCGGCAAGCAGACCGCGTCGCTGCTCGTCCGGAACGGCGACGCGACCCGCGGCGCCTCGATCGGCCCGGGCCAGAGCTTCCTGGTCGCCTACGACGTCCCGGGCGTCCGACTGGTCGGTGCCGACTGA
- the miaB gene encoding tRNA (N6-isopentenyl adenosine(37)-C2)-methylthiotransferase MiaB, protein MRTYEVRTYGCQMNVHDSERLRGLLEDAGYVRAPEGDQADVVVFNTCAVRENADNKLYGNLGHLAPVKAKKPGMQIAVGGCLAQKDKATITKKAPWVDVVFGTHNIGSLPVLLERARIAEESQVEILESLDVFPSTLPTRRESPYSAWVSVSVGCNNTCTFCIVPALRGREKDRRPGDVLAEVEALVAEGVLEVTLLGQNVNSYGVEFGDRYAFSKLLRACGGIEGLERVRFTSPHPRDFTADVIEAMAETPNVMPSLHMPLQSGSDQILKAMRRSYRRDRYLKIIEDVRAAMPEAAITTDIIVGFPGETEEDFQGTLDVVRQARFAGAFTFQYSKRPGTPAESMEDQVPRDVVQDRYERLVALQEEMAWAENKSIVGRSLEVLVAEGEGRKDAATHRLSGRAQDNRLVHFALPEGVEKPRPGDMATVEVTYAAPHHLVADVFGSVRRTRAGDAWERLQDAPATSPSASPGVMLGMPQIGVKPAPLEPATGGCQVG, encoded by the coding sequence ATGCGTACATATGAGGTCCGCACCTACGGGTGTCAGATGAACGTCCACGACTCCGAGCGCCTGCGCGGGCTGCTGGAGGACGCGGGTTATGTCCGTGCGCCCGAGGGTGACCAGGCCGATGTGGTCGTGTTCAACACCTGCGCGGTCCGTGAGAACGCCGACAACAAGCTGTACGGCAACCTCGGTCATCTCGCGCCGGTGAAGGCGAAGAAGCCGGGGATGCAGATCGCCGTCGGCGGCTGCCTGGCGCAGAAGGACAAGGCGACCATCACCAAGAAGGCGCCATGGGTGGACGTCGTGTTCGGCACCCACAACATCGGCTCGCTGCCGGTGTTGCTGGAGCGGGCCCGGATCGCCGAGGAGTCCCAGGTCGAGATCCTGGAGTCGCTCGACGTGTTCCCGTCGACGCTGCCGACCCGCCGCGAGTCGCCGTACTCCGCCTGGGTCTCGGTCAGCGTCGGCTGCAACAACACCTGCACGTTCTGCATCGTCCCGGCCCTCCGCGGCCGCGAGAAGGACCGCCGGCCGGGCGACGTGCTCGCCGAGGTCGAGGCACTCGTTGCCGAGGGCGTGCTCGAGGTGACCCTACTCGGTCAGAACGTCAACTCGTACGGCGTGGAGTTCGGCGACCGCTACGCCTTCTCGAAGTTGCTCCGCGCCTGCGGCGGCATCGAGGGGCTCGAGCGGGTCCGGTTCACCTCGCCGCATCCGCGCGACTTCACCGCGGACGTGATCGAGGCGATGGCCGAGACGCCGAACGTGATGCCGTCGCTGCACATGCCGCTGCAGTCCGGCTCGGACCAGATCCTCAAGGCGATGCGCCGCTCGTACCGGCGCGACCGCTATCTCAAGATCATCGAGGACGTGCGCGCCGCGATGCCCGAGGCGGCGATCACGACCGACATCATCGTCGGCTTCCCCGGGGAGACCGAGGAGGACTTCCAGGGCACGCTCGACGTGGTCCGCCAGGCGCGGTTCGCCGGCGCGTTCACGTTCCAGTACTCCAAGCGGCCCGGCACTCCGGCGGAGTCGATGGAGGACCAGGTGCCGCGGGACGTAGTACAGGACCGCTACGAGCGGCTCGTCGCGTTGCAGGAAGAGATGGCCTGGGCCGAGAACAAGTCGATCGTCGGCCGGTCGCTCGAGGTGCTCGTTGCCGAGGGGGAGGGGCGGAAGGACGCCGCGACCCACCGGCTGTCCGGGCGGGCGCAGGACAACCGGCTCGTCCACTTCGCGCTGCCCGAGGGCGTCGAGAAGCCGCGCCCCGGTGACATGGCGACCGTCGAGGTCACGTACGCCGCTCCGCATCACCTGGTGGCCGACGTGTTCGGCTCCGTACGGCGTACTCGCGCGGGCGACGCCTGGGAGCGCCTGCAGGACGCGCCGGCCACTTCGCCCTCTGCTTCGCCCGGCGTGATGCTCGGGATGCCGCAGATCGGCGTGAAGCCCGCGCCACTCGAACCCGCAACCGGCGGCTGCCAAGTTGGCTGA